TGACCTTTTGCTCATActatttcaatttaatctttaatttaacTTGATTTTCAATTAAGATAGATTCAAATCAGCTGAACCTACTTATTTTAACCCTCAACTCTAATTGTTCTATTCAACCATTAGTCTCAATCGACTTAAGTTGATCACCAATTGAAATCAATTCTGTGACTTTTATACTAAACTGACTATGATAACATTCGACCCCTTCAAACTAAACAGAGTCAACTTGACTTAAGCGTCCCTTTAGATTAAACTAGATCAATATAACTTTTGATTGACTCGACTTAAGCGACcctttatgtatatattaaattattttaatatacactcatgtatatattgaaaatattaaattgttaaatactcttttaatatttaactttaactaattttattttaaaactttaactttagaatatatattattaaaatgaaagtttatcttaaaaaagaaatttaattgcagtaaatattttaattaaaccttagaaaagaaaattaattacagtaaatattttaattattttatccaaaACAAACATTTAGAAAATGAGGAGACTTTAATTctaaataatttaagtttttgaaattgttgaaaccCTTAGtacaaagaaattaatttttttgagtatgttaatttattgttttatatatcaTATCAAATTAAATCATAATTGTTGTTGACCAAACAATGTATGTGAtcaataatttgtaaaataaacaGCCTACTGCATAGAATTATTCGTTCAAGTTAGAAAAATATCTCGCACAAAGATCAATGTATGATGATCTTCAAAACAATCATCTAGTAAACTTCATTTAAATTTTGGTTCTCCTATTCTATCATTAGATTCAAACTCTTAACATTATATCCTTTCAAAAATACAACTAGTTACTAGTcatgaataaaagaaaagtacCCATTTTTAGAAACGTGTTTATACACTATCTCAATCCTACATAGTGAGTCATTACAAATATTAGAAACAAATGCCCGAATCAAATGTTCTGAAACGAAAAAGTATTTGTGGCCCATCAAATTTTCATCGAACCATAAGATATGAAAAATCTACATATTATTACATAAATGTTTTcaacaattaatatatttatatctacCTAAAAGACGGTCTAGTGGACCAATTATGTCAACAATCTATGCAATAACACAGCcacaaagaaaacatattttggcACGGCCAAACGACAACATTTCAAGCAGCTACCTGCAAGATGATCAAAGCCAAGAAAGGCCAACACACGGCAGAGTTTTAATCCAGCCAGAACTCCGATGGAAGACTACGAAGCCTAAGAAGGGTCGACATGGTCGAAATGGCATATTCTTTACCATTCAGAATAATAGGTGAAAATCTGTGGAATACAAGAAGCTAAACGAACAAATATTTGCTTGATGATACATATAAGCAAAACCACCAAGGATCGTTAATGTGTGAACCTAAAGTCTAGCAACTCCTCCCAGCACAACTGTCCTTAGTCATATCATTAAACAATTGGAAGAAGTATGCAACCAATCAGACAACTGTTATGATCATCCATAGCTATAGGCTCTCCACGCTGTAGCCATAACCAACACtataattttaatagaaaataaaacaactatttgcTAACTGGCAACAGTTATAAAGGTTCCAACCAGATGAAATTtggcaaaacaataaaaaggaaTCTTCCTCTCCGATGGGTAGTAgttatttcaaaaagaaaaaatgaagcaaacaaaaaataacttgAATCTTCCAAGTGCAACAAAATAGACAACACGAAAATtttgatgaatttaaaaaacaaaggaaTTTCATTAGTTCGAGAACTTGCATTCTTTTATTAGGTCATTATGGATAACATTACTGATTTCAAATAGCTTTATATTGAACTTCTTAATAGCTAATAAAGCttaaacaattcaaacaaaCGTACTCATCATGTAACCTAACTTCAGCATGAATTCAACGTTCAGTTAACAAAGGTTATGATTGTATAGCTTTAACTTGTTATATAGATGTTAAGGTTAAGTGCAACAACATGCGGCCAGGAAACACCTTTTCTTCtaagaaaaaagtaaatatagatTACCATGCCAATATTCTCTACTTGGGATTACTTGATCCATGGAACTATGACTTAACATAAAACATCCCTTTAATCCCACCAGCTGTTTAAACCAGATGACAGATGAGCTAAGGATGCAGGGGATTTATCCAGAAAATAACACAGCTAAGAATAGAACATGTTTTCATGAAAGTAGGAGTCActagaaaagaaattaaaacccACCTTAGCAGCTTGGAGATTATGCACTTGCCTCTTTAAAAGCATTCACATGACCAAAATAATTTCCGCCTAAAATTAAAATCCCACCAGCAAGTGACATAAAAAAGGAGCAAAGAGGTCATGTAAAAGTAAGTGAACAACCTACCTCTTTGCTATCATCTCAAGTTACCCGCCAATAGAATACAACAAATCCCTCAGACCGTAAAACATAGTACATAAAATATTCTCTGTTGAAGCCCTCAGTATGGTCGTGAACGATTCCCACCGTAATTGTCTCGCCTATCTGGACCAGAACCACCTGCATCTCTATAATTGTCTCTGCGTCTATCTCCACCATAGCCACCCCTGTTGCCCCTGtagaatttaaaaacatataacaaaagttactacattaatttaaaaacacaaacaattatTACTGAGAATTAGGAAGTCATTTGTATGgttaataatacatttaaaacTATTATAGTACAAAATACATCCCACTCTAATCAACTCAACCCCTAGAATAAAAATCAATAGCGGCCTttcatcaattaattattatattctgAGTAACTCATTCACGCATTTCAAGAGCTGTCATTTTCAATGGCAACAGTTAGCAACTGTGTGAAAAATGATGAACAATTGAAATATGGAATACCCATGGTTATATGCAGGTGGGGCTTTTGGTGCAGACTTTTCAGCCATTGTAACAGCAATTTTGTAACCCCTCAAATCATAATCTGAGATGAAAGATTAATGTTAAGTGTCTCTTTATGATAGAAGATAAACAGTAGTCACAAAAGTAGGGGTAGTAGCAGTTAGATCAAATACTATTGTAAAAACCGCCAGCAGAATGTGCTGCGGAAGGGTCTTCATACACAAGACAACCATCACCCTtgttgtttcctttctcatcaGTGTATAGCTTTATGTTCCAAGGCCACTGATCTTTGTACCCcctcttttgttttattcttcCAACCTAAACAGTTAAATAGACATGAGAGTGTGAAGCTCAACACATCTGCAAAATCAGAGATATGCAAATAAAAACAGGAAACAAAATCTAAAGCTTGTTCTGTCACTTCACgagaaaaattaacaaatatgcTCAGGAAGCCACGAGAGGTTCAACTATTTCCAGTGTAAATAATGCATAATTCACTGACATACACATGCATGTTCGGTAAGAAAATGGATAATATGATAatttactttgaaaatggtatttttcattCAAACCATTGCTCATAGAACAAATAACTCTCTTTATAGAGCTCGCACAAAAGTCAACAGATCAGAATATTACTTGTCCAATGCCTCCAAAAAGTTCTCTCAATTCTTCAATAGTAACATCCGGAGGTAAGTTTGATATGTAGATTCTAGAGTTGTCACAGGAATCCCCACAATTCTCATCACATTGCTTCACCTTAGCAGGCGGCTCATCAGGAGCTCCACCAAATCCACCTTGACTACCGGCACCATAACCACTATCATATCCAACCGGTTGACCAGACCTACCACCATTATGGGAATCTCCGCCGCCATAACCACCAGCATTACTCCCATGTGGTGGAGGATAAGATGCAGGTCCACCAGCATAGCTAGCAGGCGGAGGAACTGCATCAGTTTCATAATTTGAACTCCCACCAGAAGAATTGTATGCAGGTGGATAGTTCCCACCAGCCCCACCATAAGATTGGGCTGCAGGTGCAGGAACTTGACCATAGCCACCATCTTCTCTGCCTTGACTACCTCTATTGCCTCCCCCACTTCTACCAACATTGTTATTCCCCCTACTACTATTATAACCATTACCTCTTCCTCCATCATAGTTACCAGATCTACCCCCACGACTGTTGCCAAATCCCCCTCTATTataaccaccaccaccaccaccacgaTCATTAGCACCAGCAGGAGAAGGAGCACCACATTTGTTACATTCAACCCTTCTCGCAAAGTTCAAATTTCCACAACTATATAATAATACCAATTTTCCAATCAAATACAGAAACATAAGAATAATTAGGTGTATTATATATCCACAGTTCCATTCCAGCTACTGAAAACACAAAATATCCTCCAGAAAAAAAAGGGGGGcaaaaataagaaaagcaaATCGGAGGGTTAAAATCTCAAACCTTGAGTTAGGGCAACGCCAGTCACCGTCTCTACCACTTCCGCCGCCGCGGCCACTACCTCTACCACCACGATCCCCACCTTGATACCCACCTGTTGCGATTAACACAAATTTAAGACATTTTACGATTCAAAaaagataaggaagaaaaaatagagagaataTTCGAAACCTCGTCCGCCGAATCCTCCACCTCCCCGACCACCATAACCACCGCCGTCGTTACGCCCGTATCCGCCACCATCTTGATCGTAATTCCCAGACATGATTGGAATCCGATAAGGAATTGTAGAGACGGTAAAGAGAGGACGAGAAGTTGTACCAGTACAATGTAGCATACAGGGACTGTTACTCTGTAAGTGTTCTTATAAATACTAGAAACcctttttttcttatcattaaaaaaataattactatactaattattaaaattaaataaatattattaaattataaataattttcataaaaattaattataaaaataatttttattataactacTTAACTCAATTTTTATTGTGTGTAGTTATTTTAAGATagatctatttttttttatttgagtttctAAAAGTGAAAATTTGAAGTAATTGACTAAATTGGGTTAATCAAGTTAAGTTTTTGATGATCTGAGAGCACGTGGTAAATTTGTAATATGTGACACATTTAGAACAGCTtacatgaaatatataattaaaaaaaaagtttatgagAAATGAAACTCAAATTAGgattcatcatcttcaatcgTTCCCTTCATTATCTTCAACCCTAACAATTGATGCTCAGGGTTCATCACCAAATTAGggtttatcaaaatcaaattgggTTCGAGATTAAAGACGCAATAAATCACAAATTCATAGAATTCGAGATTGGAGTAGAGTCCAATGTCTCTCAGGGCCTCTCCTTCGAGATTgggttttttttatgtttctgtttGCGTGAGAGAGATGAACTTGTAATGGGTTTCTGTTTTTGTGTTTGTGATGTCTCTGAGTTTGCAGGTTGATGGATTTATGACGAAGGAGACTTGCGGAGATGAAGGTGTTTACCGAgaacacttttttattttctctaaagaaaatgttttctcttttctttctctttgggGGAATGAGCATGCGTGAGGAAGTTATTTTGTTGAAAGCTTGGTGAGCAACATTATTGAACGACAATATTATTGATTTCTCTCTGGTTGTTATTTGTCATTACGGAAGGGCAATAACAAATATGGTCCTCTGTGGTCTAAAAAATGTCATAGAAAGGGGTTTTTGGGTTATAGGGGCTACTCAAGGTCTGCAGAAACTAGTGTCACTTGCTACTCAAGGTTTGtagaaaatatatatctatatgttTTCCTTGTGAGTCGCTTCGATCGTTAGCCATTCAAAAATGTCTTGGTTTTGGTAGTTCTAGCCTGGCCATGATTGGAAATTTTTGCAATAGCCTTTAGAGCCTCCGATAACCATCCACATTCAACCATCTCCATTGTTGTCGTTGTGGGTGAATGAACCCTATTTTTGCGAGAACATCATACAATAAATCTCGCTAAAACTCACTTCAATCTCCAACTCTATCAATCCTAAATTTGTTGCGTCTCCAATCTGGATCACGAAGACTCTCTTCCCAATTTGATTTTCATCTACCCTAATTTGATCAAGTTTTGATTTCagattttagaaattttttttaattacacatTTTCCACCTAAGAGGCCACGTCATTAAATTAATCCACTTCATACTAACACGTCACCTGAAAAACAATCTCGTTAACCCAATTTAACGATAAATAGtcaattgttttaatttttcacttttaaggaCCCAATTAGgacaaaaaataagaaatgtacctatttgaaaaaaatccaacaaaaaaaatgattacgGAATAGTTtaaccttatttttaatttaaaaagataataactttaaagtaaaattataataactttaaaGAACTTAATTTAAATGCGAGAATACCTTTTCAAAATAGTTCTTTTAAAGTTAgcttgttttatttatttaatttaaatttataaaataataattttagaattccttatttataataattaattaaattatactatattttgttagcaaaaatcaaagatgaagttttgatgatgaacagatttgcacaagtcaagatccataaagacagattgaagatctctgtattctataaagcttttataataatcaaagttgatgtaatagtgctcaaatatgtattagggttgattcttgtaatttatatttgatttatttactgttgagaatcgtccacaagctgttttaatcgattaaacccagttttaatcgattaaaacgaggctggcactgaaaacccaattgcctctataataatcgattaaagctaataataatcgattagttaatcgattatttctgagaataatcgattaacactagccgttgggtgtttcagatttgaaaaactagccgttgtactcattgtaatcgattaatactagtaataatagattaaatgcgttagatggcccgttttcgaagaatggaagggtattaggctgagtctataaaatgactcactctttatctcaaaaataactcttcccttgtgctaaagatctctgaactctttgagaactctgtgagattgttgaagctaaggaaactcttgtctgcaaagtcctgaagtgctactgcggtgacagaggaatagcttgttcatccttggtgtatccgaggaagtgcctggaagagaatcatcctttgtgtagcattcgaaggaggtggtcatcctttgtgaagattcaaaggaagtgtaagttcgtctcttgtggtttcaagagaggtggtatttctaaactcttacaaattgtttttctttgtgattaatatttgtaactgttttgtgttagtgaaaaaggtttatcttgtttgagataagcgactgaacgtaggatccgagtgatctgaaccaggataaaatcatctgtgtaatttttctctttctcttactctgtcatttatatttaattatctgctcagtaagaaaaattaagagaaaaataataaaaggcaaaataaaagtatataaccaattcacccccctcttggcttgttccacgctaataattcTGTTGCAGCgattataacatatttttgttattgCTTAAGGTGATAAATGTggagagataaaaataaaaatgagaggTATTTAGAGTATAAAgacttataaataattaagagtaGTAGtgttcttaaaaaaaagtatgtttgattattttattattaaaagttaaatttttaaatagaattttttattcatGGAGTTTCACTTTATaagaaatactttatttttaaactttttatctACTTTCTCTCTAACTTAGCTCATCTTTTGAATGTTTGACAACGAGAAACCATTAATAGATTCATCGTAAGAGATTTACATTTATGACAGATCAACAGAGTAAGTTCAATTTtagctatatttttaaattagtttagcATTTTGAATATATGTGGTTATAAGACCCATGCATGTGACTCAAAATAACtcaaagtaaatatttatttagttgtaattataatgatatgtttaaatttttgcGTAGGTAGTTAGAGCATCTTGTGAAAACTAGAGATCGAGAGCCACCACCATACAATCAACCACCACCATGCGAGATCGAGAACAAGCACATGCTATTTGATGTGAGAGAAGGCGAGATTAGGAGAGAATTCTTTACAACAACAAGGTAACCCAGAATGACCTT
This window of the Vigna angularis cultivar LongXiaoDou No.4 chromosome 7, ASM1680809v1, whole genome shotgun sequence genome carries:
- the LOC108338707 gene encoding transcription initiation factor TFIID subunit 15b is translated as MLHCTGTTSRPLFTVSTIPYRIPIMSGNYDQDGGGYGRNDGGGYGGRGGGGFGGRGGYQGGDRGGRGSGRGGGSGRDGDWRCPNSSCGNLNFARRVECNKCGAPSPAGANDRGGGGGGYNRGGFGNSRGGRSGNYDGGRGNGYNSSRGNNNVGRSGGGNRGSQGREDGGYGQVPAPAAQSYGGAGGNYPPAYNSSGGSSNYETDAVPPPASYAGGPASYPPPHGSNAGGYGGGDSHNGGRSGQPVGYDSGYGAGSQGGFGGAPDEPPAKVKQCDENCGDSCDNSRIYISNLPPDVTIEELRELFGGIGQVGRIKQKRGYKDQWPWNIKLYTDEKGNNKGDGCLVYEDPSAAHSAGGFYNNYDLRGYKIAVTMAEKSAPKAPPAYNHGGNRGGYGGDRRRDNYRDAGGSGPDRRDNYGGNRSRPY